One region of Primulina tabacum isolate GXHZ01 chromosome 17, ASM2559414v2, whole genome shotgun sequence genomic DNA includes:
- the LOC142531215 gene encoding uncharacterized protein LOC142531215 → MELRAGPGDTCSSSSTPIDSSNIGFRLLKKHGWREGTGLGISEQGRLEPIQAHVRKNKQGLGADKPKEATIPSKFNEPEDPKLSKMKAKVMSKKLKKMQEFEKQLQEKELERAFFREFWPDNV, encoded by the exons ATGGAATTGAGAGCAGGACCCGGGGATACTTGCTCCTCCTCTTCAACTCCAATCGACTCCTCAAATATTGGCTTTCGG TTGTTGAAAAAGCACGGTTGGAGAGAAGGAACCGGCCTTGGTATCTCCGAACAG GGCAGATTGGAACCTATACAGGCTCATGTTAGGAAAAATAAGCAAGGATTGGGAGCAGATAAACCAAAGGAAGCGACCATTCCATCGAAATTTAATGAACCGGAAGATCCGAAA TTGTCTAAAATGAAAGCAAAGGTCATGTCTAAGAAGCTGAAGAAAATGCAAGAGTTTGAAAAGCAGTTACAGGAGAAGGAATTGGAGAGGGCATTTTTCAGGGAGTTCTGGCCGGACAATGTTTGA